Proteins encoded together in one Lutra lutra chromosome 4, mLutLut1.2, whole genome shotgun sequence window:
- the GRINA gene encoding protein lifeguard 1, whose translation MPHEKSFLVSGDSYPPPNPGYPGGPQPSMPPYPGAPYPQAPFQPSPYGQPGYPQGPSSYPQGGYPQGAYPQGGYPQGPYPQGGYPQGPYPQSPFPPNPYGQSQAFPVPDPGSPQHGNYHEEGPPSYYDNQDFPATNWDDKSIRQAFIRKVFLVLTLQLSVTLSTVAVFTFVGKVKGFVRENVWTYYVSYAVFFISLIVLSCCGDFRRKHPWNLIALSILTVSLSYMVGMIASFYNTEAVIMAVGITTTVCFTVVIFSMQTRYDFTSCMGVLLVSLVVLVAFAILCIFIRNRILEIVYASLGALLFTCFLAVDTQLLLGNKQLSLSPEEYVFAALNLYTDIINIFLYILTIIGRAKE comes from the exons ATGCCCCACGAAAAGAGTTTCTTGGTGTCTGGGGACAGCTACCCTCCCCCAAATCCTGGATATCCTGGGGGACCCCAGCCCTCCATGCCTCCCTACCCTGGAGCCCCTTACCCACAAGCCCCCTTTCAGCCTTCTCCATATGGCCAGCCAGGTTACCCCCAGGGCCCCAGCTCCTACCCCCAAGGGGGCTACCCGCAGGGCGCCTACCCCCAAGGGGGCTACCCCCAGGGCCCCTACCCTCAAGGGGGCTACCCTCAGGGGCCATATCCACAGAGcccctttccccccaacccctaTGGACAATCACAGGCCTTCCCGGTACCGGACCCTGGCT CACCTCAGCATGGAAACTACCATGAAGAGGGCCCCCCGTCCTACTACGACAACCAGGACTTCCCCGCCACCAACTGGGATGACAAGAGCATCCGCCAGGCCTTCATCCGGAAG GTGTTCCTGGTGCTGACCCTACAGCTGTCTGTGACGCTGTCCACTGTGGCTGTGTTCACCTTTGTCGGGAAGGTGAAGGGCTTCGTCCGGGAGAACGTGTGGACCTACTATGTGTCCTATGCCGTCTTCTTCATCTCCCTCATTGTCCTCAGCTGCTGTGGAGACTTCCGGCGCAAGCATCCCTGGAACCTCATTGCCCTG TCGATCCTGACCGTCAGCCTGTCCTACATGGTGGGCATGATTGCCAGCTTCTACAACACCGAGGCGGTCATCATGGCCGTGGGCATCACAACGACCGTCTGCTTCACGGTGGTCATCTTCTCCATGCAG ACCCGCTATGACTTCACGTCGTGCATGGGCGTGCTGCTGGTGAGTCTGGTGGTGCTGGTCGCCTTCGCCATTCTCTGCATCTTCATCCGCAACCGCATCCTGGAGATCGTGTACGCCTCGCTGGGCGCCCTGCTCTTCACCTGT TTCCTGGCTGTGGACACCCAGCTGCTGCTGGGGAACAAGCAGCTGTCCCTGAGCCCCGAGGAGTACGTGTTCGCTGCGCTGAACCTCTACACCGACATCATCAACATCTTCCTCTACATTCTCACCATCATTGGCCGTGCCAAGGAGTAG